A genomic region of Ornithorhynchus anatinus isolate Pmale09 chromosome 7, mOrnAna1.pri.v4, whole genome shotgun sequence contains the following coding sequences:
- the DYRK3 gene encoding dual specificity tyrosine-phosphorylation-regulated kinase 3 isoform X1 — protein MGGAARGPAPGPALPPDPRLVSGVYDSFMMIDETKCPPGSNIVSNPSELSFPRRLNITKEKVTMKDPNQRLLRGGDIKVEQLFQELGNRRTNSLQCPEAVSEKCPPPVAQGKSSDSLNTVKPGGSSRAPKAVPLSPEQALKQYKHQLTAYEKLEIVNYPEVYFVGPNAKKRHGVVGGPDNGGYDDAEGGYIHVPRDHLAYRYEVLKIIGKGSFGQVARVYDHKLHQFVALKMVRNEKRFHRQAAEEIRILEHLRKQDRTGSMNVIHMLESFTFRNHVCMAFELLSVDLYELIKKNKFQGFSVPLVRKFAQSLLQSLDALHRNKIIHCDLKPENILLKQQGCSAIKVIDFGSSCFEYQKLYTYIQSRFYRAPEVILGSRYSTPIDVWSFGCILAELLTGQPLFPGEDEGDQLACMMELLGMPPAKLLEQSKRAKYFVTSKGLPRYCSVTTQEDGRTVLVGGRSRRGKKRGPPGSRDWLTALKGCDDFLFVEFLKRCLQWEPSARLTPAQALRHPWISKPAPRPLVLDKAAGKRIGSQAGPFQGLGSKLPPVVGIANKLKANLMSETGGGLPLCSVLPTLIS, from the coding sequence ATCACCAAGGAGAAAGTAACGATGAAAGATCCCAATCAACGTCTCCTGCGTGGCGGCGACATTAAGGTGGAGCAGCTGTTTCAGGAATTGGGTAACAGAAGAACGAACAGTCTCCAGTGTCCGGAGGCCGTCTCCGAAAAGTGCCCGCCTCCCGTCGCTCAGGGTAAGAGCTCGGACAGCTTAAACACCGTCAAACCTGGCGGGTCGTCCAGAGCCCCGAAAGCGGTCCCTCTGAgcccagagcaagcactcaaacaGTACAAGCACCAGCTGACGGCTTACGAGAAGCTGGAGATCGTCAATTACCCCGAAGTGTATTTCGTGGGGCCCAATGCCAAGAAGAGGCACGGGGTCGTCGGGGGCCCCGACAACGGTGGCTACGACGATGCCGAGGGGGGCTACATCCACGTGCCCCGGGACCACCTGGCCTACCGCTACGAGGTGCTGAAGATCATCGGCAAGGGGAGCTTCGGGCAGGTGGCCCGCGTGTACGACCACAAGCTTCACCAGTTCGTGGCCCTGAAGATGGTGCGCAACGAGAAACGCTTCCACCGCCAGGCGGCCGAGGAAATCCGCATCCTGGAGCACCTCCGGAAGCAAGACAGGACGGGCAGCATGAACGTGATCCACATGCTGGAGAGCTTCACCTTCCGGAACCACGTGTGCATGGCCTTCGAGCTGCTGAGCGTGGACCTGTACGAGCTGATCAAGAAGAACAAGTTCCAGGGCTTCAGCGTGCCGCTCGTGCGCAAGTTCGCGCAGTCCCTCTTGCAGTCTCTGGACGCCCTCCACCGCAACAAGATCATCCACTGCGACCTGAAGCCCGAAAACATCCTGCTCAAACAGCAGGGGTGCAGCGCCATCAAGGTGATCGACTTCGGCTCCAGCTGCTTCGAGTACCAGAAGCTGTACACCTACATCCAGTCGCGGTTCTACCGGGCGCCCGAGGTGATCCTGGGGAGCCGCTACAGCACCCCCATCGACGTCTGGAGCTTCGGCTGCATCCTGGCCGAGCTGCTGACGGGCCAGCCCCTCTTTCCCGGCGAGGACGAAGGGGACCAGCTGGCCTGCATGATGGAGCTTCTCGGCATGCCCCCCGCCAAGCTCCTGGAGCAGTCCAAGCGGGCCAAGTACTTCGTCACCTCCAAGGGGCTGCCCCGCTACTGCTCGGTGACCACCCAGGAGGACGGGCGGACCGTCCTGGTCGGGGGCCGCTCCCGCCGCGGGAAGAAGCGGGGGCCCCCCGGCAGCAGGGACTGGCTCACGGCGTTGAAGGGGTGCGACGACTTCCTGTTCGTCGAGTTTCTGAAGAGATGTCTCCAGTGGGAGCCCTCGGCTCGCCTCACCCCGGCTCAGGCGCTCAGGCACCCGTGGATTAGCAAGCCCGCGCCCAGACCCCTCGTGCTAGACAAGGCGGCGGGGAAAAGGATCGGGAGCCAGGCCGGCCCTTTCCAGGGACTGGGCTCCAAGCTGCCTCCGGTCGTGGGAATAGCCAACAAACTCAAGGCGAACTTAATGTCAGAAACCGGGGGCGGTCTACCTCTGTGCAGCGTGCTGCCGACGTTGATTAGCTAA
- the DYRK3 gene encoding dual specificity tyrosine-phosphorylation-regulated kinase 3 isoform X2: MKDPNQRLLRGGDIKVEQLFQELGNRRTNSLQCPEAVSEKCPPPVAQGKSSDSLNTVKPGGSSRAPKAVPLSPEQALKQYKHQLTAYEKLEIVNYPEVYFVGPNAKKRHGVVGGPDNGGYDDAEGGYIHVPRDHLAYRYEVLKIIGKGSFGQVARVYDHKLHQFVALKMVRNEKRFHRQAAEEIRILEHLRKQDRTGSMNVIHMLESFTFRNHVCMAFELLSVDLYELIKKNKFQGFSVPLVRKFAQSLLQSLDALHRNKIIHCDLKPENILLKQQGCSAIKVIDFGSSCFEYQKLYTYIQSRFYRAPEVILGSRYSTPIDVWSFGCILAELLTGQPLFPGEDEGDQLACMMELLGMPPAKLLEQSKRAKYFVTSKGLPRYCSVTTQEDGRTVLVGGRSRRGKKRGPPGSRDWLTALKGCDDFLFVEFLKRCLQWEPSARLTPAQALRHPWISKPAPRPLVLDKAAGKRIGSQAGPFQGLGSKLPPVVGIANKLKANLMSETGGGLPLCSVLPTLIS, translated from the coding sequence ATGAAAGATCCCAATCAACGTCTCCTGCGTGGCGGCGACATTAAGGTGGAGCAGCTGTTTCAGGAATTGGGTAACAGAAGAACGAACAGTCTCCAGTGTCCGGAGGCCGTCTCCGAAAAGTGCCCGCCTCCCGTCGCTCAGGGTAAGAGCTCGGACAGCTTAAACACCGTCAAACCTGGCGGGTCGTCCAGAGCCCCGAAAGCGGTCCCTCTGAgcccagagcaagcactcaaacaGTACAAGCACCAGCTGACGGCTTACGAGAAGCTGGAGATCGTCAATTACCCCGAAGTGTATTTCGTGGGGCCCAATGCCAAGAAGAGGCACGGGGTCGTCGGGGGCCCCGACAACGGTGGCTACGACGATGCCGAGGGGGGCTACATCCACGTGCCCCGGGACCACCTGGCCTACCGCTACGAGGTGCTGAAGATCATCGGCAAGGGGAGCTTCGGGCAGGTGGCCCGCGTGTACGACCACAAGCTTCACCAGTTCGTGGCCCTGAAGATGGTGCGCAACGAGAAACGCTTCCACCGCCAGGCGGCCGAGGAAATCCGCATCCTGGAGCACCTCCGGAAGCAAGACAGGACGGGCAGCATGAACGTGATCCACATGCTGGAGAGCTTCACCTTCCGGAACCACGTGTGCATGGCCTTCGAGCTGCTGAGCGTGGACCTGTACGAGCTGATCAAGAAGAACAAGTTCCAGGGCTTCAGCGTGCCGCTCGTGCGCAAGTTCGCGCAGTCCCTCTTGCAGTCTCTGGACGCCCTCCACCGCAACAAGATCATCCACTGCGACCTGAAGCCCGAAAACATCCTGCTCAAACAGCAGGGGTGCAGCGCCATCAAGGTGATCGACTTCGGCTCCAGCTGCTTCGAGTACCAGAAGCTGTACACCTACATCCAGTCGCGGTTCTACCGGGCGCCCGAGGTGATCCTGGGGAGCCGCTACAGCACCCCCATCGACGTCTGGAGCTTCGGCTGCATCCTGGCCGAGCTGCTGACGGGCCAGCCCCTCTTTCCCGGCGAGGACGAAGGGGACCAGCTGGCCTGCATGATGGAGCTTCTCGGCATGCCCCCCGCCAAGCTCCTGGAGCAGTCCAAGCGGGCCAAGTACTTCGTCACCTCCAAGGGGCTGCCCCGCTACTGCTCGGTGACCACCCAGGAGGACGGGCGGACCGTCCTGGTCGGGGGCCGCTCCCGCCGCGGGAAGAAGCGGGGGCCCCCCGGCAGCAGGGACTGGCTCACGGCGTTGAAGGGGTGCGACGACTTCCTGTTCGTCGAGTTTCTGAAGAGATGTCTCCAGTGGGAGCCCTCGGCTCGCCTCACCCCGGCTCAGGCGCTCAGGCACCCGTGGATTAGCAAGCCCGCGCCCAGACCCCTCGTGCTAGACAAGGCGGCGGGGAAAAGGATCGGGAGCCAGGCCGGCCCTTTCCAGGGACTGGGCTCCAAGCTGCCTCCGGTCGTGGGAATAGCCAACAAACTCAAGGCGAACTTAATGTCAGAAACCGGGGGCGGTCTACCTCTGTGCAGCGTGCTGCCGACGTTGATTAGCTAA